A single Venturia canescens isolate UGA chromosome 1, ASM1945775v1, whole genome shotgun sequence DNA region contains:
- the LOC122419171 gene encoding uncharacterized protein isoform X1, with protein MKVLDFRRSSFLLVPLMIGTSFRNVNSQVAFQATSFLLGGITNAASSAGNFLSGLVQRQKELLHRVTGTATDYVASAVEMPRSLLMNATKMTTNYIDSAASIGLDFKLRMLLDKFRSRMPYGFPELGVPVLEPLKLRDLNLETFHTEIGNVTLYLDNVTIDRLSSFNIDRARLSLIGPTITVNLSIPMVLTNGYYNISGIIDNMVPIHGAGHFEAVAHDFRIYFKTVLGYSHGMYMKSFDLDFSIKAADLSLENFMGGDESGTILTAVFKDLIPQAVEIIKPDILPPIQDFIASRANDTIYHLTMRDVLVFLVGEGDIRNYPLPLP; from the exons ATGAAGGTTCTCGATTTCCGGAGAAGCTCTTTCCTTCTTGTACCTCTGATGATCGGTACCTCATTTAGAAATGTCAATTCTCAAGTCGCCTTTCAAGCTACTTCGTTCCTTCTCGGAGGTATTACCAATGCCGCTTCTTCAGCTGGCAATTTTC TATCCGGTCTCGTGcaacggcaaaaggaactcttgCATCGTGTGACCGGTACTGCAACCGATTACG TTGCCAGTGCGGTCGAGATGCCGAGAAGTTTACTGATGAACGCAACAAAGATGACGACGAATTACA TCGACAGTGCCGCATCTATTGGTCTCGACTTCAAGCTGAGGATGCTTCTGGACAAATTTCGTTCCCGAATGCCGTATGGGTTTCCCGAACTCGGCGTGCCTGTACTCGAACCCCTCAAACTTCGTGATCTGAACCTTGAGACGTTTCACACAGAAATCGGCAA TGTAACTCTTTATCTGGACAACGTGACAATCGATCGACTCTCGAGTTTCAATATCGACAGAGCAAGGCTCTCCCTAATCGGACCTACGATAACCGTAAATTTATCAATTCCCATGGTACTGACTAACGGTTACTACAACATTTCCGGAATAATCGATAATATGGTTCCGATCCATGGTGCTGGCCATTTCGAAGCAGTGGCACATGATTTTAGAATATACTTCAAAACCGTGCTCGGTTATTCACACGGCATGTACATGAAGAGCTTCGATCTCGACTTCTCCATAAAAGCTGCTGATctttctctcgaaaatttcatgGGAGGTGATGAGAGTGGAACAATCTTGACTGCA GTATTCAAAGATCTAATACCCCAAGCTGTCGAGATAATAAAACCGGATATTCTACCACCTATTCAGGACTTCATAGCCAGTCGAGCGAACGACACAATTTATCATTTGACGATGAGAGACGTGCTCGTCTTTCTTGTTGGGGAAGGTGACATACGGAATTATCCACTACCCTTGCCATAA
- the LOC122419171 gene encoding uncharacterized protein isoform X2 → MKVLDFRRSSFLLVPLMIGTSFRNVNSQVAFQATSFLLGGITNAASSAGNFLASAVEMPRSLLMNATKMTTNYIDSAASIGLDFKLRMLLDKFRSRMPYGFPELGVPVLEPLKLRDLNLETFHTEIGNVTLYLDNVTIDRLSSFNIDRARLSLIGPTITVNLSIPMVLTNGYYNISGIIDNMVPIHGAGHFEAVAHDFRIYFKTVLGYSHGMYMKSFDLDFSIKAADLSLENFMGGDESGTILTAVFKDLIPQAVEIIKPDILPPIQDFIASRANDTIYHLTMRDVLVFLVGEGDIRNYPLPLP, encoded by the exons ATGAAGGTTCTCGATTTCCGGAGAAGCTCTTTCCTTCTTGTACCTCTGATGATCGGTACCTCATTTAGAAATGTCAATTCTCAAGTCGCCTTTCAAGCTACTTCGTTCCTTCTCGGAGGTATTACCAATGCCGCTTCTTCAGCTGGCAATTTTC TTGCCAGTGCGGTCGAGATGCCGAGAAGTTTACTGATGAACGCAACAAAGATGACGACGAATTACA TCGACAGTGCCGCATCTATTGGTCTCGACTTCAAGCTGAGGATGCTTCTGGACAAATTTCGTTCCCGAATGCCGTATGGGTTTCCCGAACTCGGCGTGCCTGTACTCGAACCCCTCAAACTTCGTGATCTGAACCTTGAGACGTTTCACACAGAAATCGGCAA TGTAACTCTTTATCTGGACAACGTGACAATCGATCGACTCTCGAGTTTCAATATCGACAGAGCAAGGCTCTCCCTAATCGGACCTACGATAACCGTAAATTTATCAATTCCCATGGTACTGACTAACGGTTACTACAACATTTCCGGAATAATCGATAATATGGTTCCGATCCATGGTGCTGGCCATTTCGAAGCAGTGGCACATGATTTTAGAATATACTTCAAAACCGTGCTCGGTTATTCACACGGCATGTACATGAAGAGCTTCGATCTCGACTTCTCCATAAAAGCTGCTGATctttctctcgaaaatttcatgGGAGGTGATGAGAGTGGAACAATCTTGACTGCA GTATTCAAAGATCTAATACCCCAAGCTGTCGAGATAATAAAACCGGATATTCTACCACCTATTCAGGACTTCATAGCCAGTCGAGCGAACGACACAATTTATCATTTGACGATGAGAGACGTGCTCGTCTTTCTTGTTGGGGAAGGTGACATACGGAATTATCCACTACCCTTGCCATAA